The Deinococcus ruber genome window below encodes:
- a CDS encoding benzoate/H(+) symporter BenE family transporter: MGGRSRFPGHSRAGRMTGRAAPQLQTPPTFSDLRRDFSFSAVLAGFISVVVGVSSSIGLVIAAAQAAHLTPTQTSSWILSIYIGIFASGVLLTWRYRAPILTAWTTPGLALVVSLAGHLSFPEIIGAYVVSAVLITALGLSGAFERVTSRIPAPLAAAMLAGVLIPFVLSAFRGLPGSPLLVGSMIVAYLLGRAWWPRYAVPLALLAGVLVCVLTGQLGSVPSGGAFGTLAFTAPTFTLRGLLTLALPMTLLTLVSQNLTGVAVLRACSYERVPTSPLITVTGLASLLAAPFGAHTINLAAITAAIGASAESHPDSNRRYIAGFANAFFYLLVGIFAGWVADAVAAVPSALIVTLAGLALLNTTLGSLHTALHEERWREGAAITAFVTASGLSFLGLGSALWGLLLGGVSAWLAWRRTR; encoded by the coding sequence ATGGGTGGGCGGAGCCGCTTCCCCGGTCACAGCCGGGCTGGACGGATGACCGGGCGGGCAGCGCCCCAGCTCCAGACGCCCCCGACCTTCAGCGATCTGCGGCGCGATTTCTCGTTTTCGGCAGTGCTGGCGGGCTTTATCTCGGTGGTGGTGGGCGTGTCGAGCAGCATCGGACTGGTGATCGCGGCGGCGCAGGCGGCCCACCTGACACCCACTCAGACCTCAAGCTGGATTCTGAGCATCTACATCGGCATCTTTGCGAGCGGCGTGCTGCTGACCTGGCGATACCGCGCCCCGATTCTGACCGCCTGGACGACGCCGGGGCTGGCGCTGGTGGTGTCGCTGGCCGGGCACCTCAGCTTTCCCGAAATCATCGGGGCGTATGTGGTGAGTGCGGTGCTGATTACCGCGCTGGGCCTGAGCGGAGCCTTCGAGCGTGTCACCTCGCGCATACCCGCGCCGCTGGCCGCCGCGATGCTGGCAGGCGTGCTGATTCCTTTCGTGCTGAGCGCCTTTCGGGGGCTGCCGGGGTCGCCGCTGCTGGTGGGCAGCATGATTGTGGCGTACCTGCTGGGCCGCGCTTGGTGGCCGCGCTACGCCGTGCCGCTGGCGCTGCTGGCGGGCGTGCTGGTGTGTGTCCTGACCGGGCAACTCGGCAGCGTTCCCAGCGGCGGCGCGTTCGGCACGCTCGCCTTCACTGCGCCCACGTTCACGCTGCGCGGCCTGCTGACCCTGGCCCTGCCGATGACGCTGTTGACGCTGGTTTCACAGAATCTGACGGGCGTGGCGGTGCTGCGGGCGTGCAGCTACGAGCGCGTACCCACCTCGCCGCTCATCACCGTGACCGGGCTGGCCTCGCTGCTGGCGGCTCCATTCGGAGCGCATACCATCAATCTGGCGGCCATCACCGCCGCCATCGGCGCGTCTGCCGAGAGCCACCCGGACAGCAATCGCCGCTACATCGCCGGATTCGCCAACGCCTTTTTCTATCTGCTGGTGGGCATTTTTGCCGGATGGGTGGCGGACGCGGTGGCGGCGGTGCCGAGTGCCCTGATCGTGACGCTGGCAGGGCTGGCGCTGCTGAACACCACGCTGGGCAGCCTGCACACCGCCCTGCACGAGGAGCGCTGGCGCGAGGGGGCCGCCATCACCGCCTTCGTGACGGCGAGCGGCCTGAGTTTTCTGGGGCTGGGCAGTGCGCTGTGGGGGCTGCTGCTGGGCGGCGTGAGCGCGTGGCTGGCGTGGCGGCGCACCCGATGA
- a CDS encoding benzoate/H(+) symporter BenE family transporter: MTLSASRWPFSALAAGLIAVLVSFSSNIPLFVQMFAATHFSPSQSVSSLSAMYLTLGLLGGALCLLYRAPIILGWNTPGLALLIAEGSRFSPQDVVGALLLSALALTLIGLSGAFDTVARRLPPALASALLAGVLLPFVLRGLAAVPAAPTLTLPLLGSYLLGRALAPRWAVPAALVAGIGAAALSGQLHFSVPHPLGHLELIRPAFSLSAALTLALPSTVLALSAQHLPGLAILQTSGYSRVPVRPLITLTGLGALLAAPFGSITLNMGAITAAICTGPDAHPDPAKRYIAGLSCAGGYLALGLGAGGLLLLAGAFPAPLMQALAGVALLGAVLNGLDGVMKDPHWREPALLTLAVTASGFSLLGLSGAVWGLLLGWGLALLRDGWHRRQAGP; this comes from the coding sequence ATGACCCTCAGCGCCTCCAGATGGCCGTTCAGTGCCCTGGCGGCTGGCCTGATCGCGGTGCTGGTCAGTTTTTCGAGCAATATCCCGCTGTTCGTGCAGATGTTCGCCGCCACGCATTTTTCGCCGTCTCAGTCGGTCAGCAGCCTGAGTGCCATGTACCTGACGCTGGGACTCCTGGGCGGCGCACTGTGCCTGCTGTACCGCGCCCCGATCATTCTGGGCTGGAATACGCCGGGGCTGGCCCTGCTGATTGCCGAAGGCAGCCGCTTTTCGCCGCAGGACGTGGTGGGAGCGCTGCTGCTGAGCGCCCTGGCCCTGACGCTCATCGGCCTGAGCGGGGCGTTCGATACGGTGGCCCGCCGCCTGCCCCCGGCGCTGGCCTCAGCGCTGCTGGCGGGCGTGCTGCTGCCGTTCGTACTGCGCGGACTGGCGGCGGTGCCTGCCGCGCCCACCCTGACGCTGCCGCTGCTGGGCTCATACCTGCTGGGCCGCGCCCTCGCGCCGCGCTGGGCCGTTCCCGCCGCGCTGGTGGCAGGCATCGGAGCCGCCGCCCTCAGCGGCCAACTGCACTTCAGCGTGCCGCATCCGCTGGGCCACCTCGAACTGATTCGCCCGGCCTTCAGCCTGAGTGCCGCCCTGACGCTGGCGCTGCCCAGCACGGTGCTGGCGCTCTCCGCCCAGCATCTTCCCGGCCTCGCCATCCTGCAAACGAGCGGGTACAGCCGCGTTCCAGTCAGGCCACTCATCACCCTGACCGGACTGGGAGCGCTGCTCGCCGCGCCCTTTGGCAGCATCACGCTGAACATGGGCGCGATCACGGCGGCGATCTGCACCGGGCCAGACGCTCACCCCGATCCGGCGAAGCGCTACATAGCGGGCCTGAGCTGTGCGGGCGGCTATCTGGCACTCGGCCTGGGCGCGGGCGGTCTGCTGCTGCTGGCAGGCGCGTTTCCCGCCCCGCTGATGCAGGCGCTGGCAGGCGTGGCGCTGCTGGGCGCGGTTTTAAATGGTCTGGACGGCGTGATGAAAGACCCGCACTGGCGCGAACCCGCCCTTCTCACGCTCGCCGTGACCGCTTCAGGCTTCAGTCTGCTGGGCCTGAGCGGCGCGGTGTGGGGCCTGCTGCTGGGCTGGGGGCTGGCGCTTTTGCGCGACGGCTGGCACCGCAGGCAGGCAGGCCCATGA
- a CDS encoding 3-isopropylmalate dehydratase large subunit: MTTPPTASPAPQTHKPQTMAERILSRRGNGTFYAGMLAVVEVDQVMVVDSIAQSFIERMERDLESVPKYPERVSIVIDHVAPASTVSVAQAQKEAREYAAKTGVRLFDVGRGICHQVLMEEGLARPGWIVLGSDSHSTTYGAVAAFGSGMGATDIALAAASGKTWLRVPESVKVTLTGELTAGVGAKDVALEMIARLGADGATYQSVEIHAGDRFTRGERMTLANLCVEAGAKAGLVVPGGEILTMYDVPEWVYPQEGATYVRELDIDLTALRPRMSAPSEVDNVHDVAELRGLKVDQVFIGTCTNGRLEDLHAAADVLRGQRVDPTTRLLVIPASSEVMEAAMADGTLLTLIQAGAVLGTPGCGPCMGRHQGVLAPGEVCVSTSNRNFIGRMGDKDAKIYLASPAVAAATAIKGRIALPEDIGAQ; encoded by the coding sequence ATGACCACCCCGCCAACCGCCAGCCCCGCGCCACAAACCCACAAGCCTCAGACGATGGCCGAACGCATCCTGTCGCGGCGCGGCAACGGCACCTTCTACGCCGGAATGCTGGCCGTGGTCGAAGTCGATCAGGTGATGGTGGTGGACAGCATCGCCCAGAGCTTCATCGAGCGCATGGAACGCGATCTGGAGAGCGTGCCCAAGTACCCGGAGCGCGTGTCTATCGTGATCGACCACGTGGCCCCCGCCAGCACTGTGAGCGTGGCGCAGGCGCAGAAGGAAGCCCGCGAGTACGCCGCCAAAACGGGTGTGCGGCTGTTTGACGTGGGGCGCGGCATCTGCCACCAGGTGCTGATGGAAGAGGGCCTTGCCCGCCCCGGCTGGATCGTGCTGGGTTCCGACAGCCACAGCACCACTTACGGCGCGGTGGCGGCCTTTGGCAGCGGTATGGGAGCCACCGATATCGCGCTGGCGGCGGCGAGCGGCAAGACCTGGCTGCGCGTGCCGGAAAGCGTGAAGGTGACGCTGACGGGCGAGCTGACAGCAGGGGTGGGGGCAAAAGATGTGGCACTGGAAATGATCGCGCGGCTGGGCGCAGACGGGGCGACGTATCAGAGCGTCGAGATTCATGCGGGCGACCGCTTCACACGCGGCGAGCGCATGACGCTGGCGAACCTGTGCGTCGAGGCGGGCGCAAAAGCCGGACTGGTGGTGCCGGGCGGCGAGATTCTGACCATGTACGACGTGCCGGAGTGGGTGTACCCGCAAGAGGGCGCAACGTATGTGCGTGAACTCGACATCGACCTCACGGCCCTGCGCCCCCGCATGAGCGCCCCCAGCGAGGTAGACAACGTTCACGACGTGGCCGAGTTGCGCGGTCTGAAGGTCGATCAGGTGTTTATCGGAACGTGTACCAATGGCAGGCTCGAAGACCTTCACGCCGCCGCCGATGTGCTGCGCGGGCAACGCGTAGACCCCACCACCCGCCTGCTGGTCATTCCGGCCAGCAGCGAGGTGATGGAAGCGGCAATGGCTGACGGCACGCTGCTCACGCTGATTCAGGCAGGCGCGGTGCTGGGTACGCCCGGCTGTGGGCCGTGCATGGGGCGACATCAGGGCGTGCTGGCTCCGGGCGAGGTGTGCGTGAGCACCAGCAACCGCAATTTCATCGGACGTATGGGCGATAAGGACGCGAAGATCTATCTGGCCTCGCCTGCGGTTGCCGCCGCCACCGCTATTAAAGGGCGAATCGCACTGCCGGAGGATATAGGGGCACAATGA
- a CDS encoding GNAT family N-acetyltransferase, whose protein sequence is MTPTIRLATATDIPRLLPLMRGLAEYEHYLDVFAVTEDVLRRQGFEKSPPDFYALVADSGSELLGMLVYYFLPFTATARPTLFIKELYVTQEAHGQQLGERLMAKAAQQALEHGCGAMLWAVADWNAGGKKFYERLGATPNPVWIDYGLRGEALEKLAKEQP, encoded by the coding sequence ATGACCCCAACCATCCGCCTCGCCACCGCTACCGACATTCCCCGCCTCCTGCCGCTGATGCGTGGGCTGGCAGAATACGAACATTATCTGGACGTGTTCGCCGTCACCGAAGACGTGCTGAGGCGGCAGGGCTTCGAGAAGTCGCCGCCCGATTTTTATGCGCTGGTGGCCGATTCCGGCTCGGAGCTGCTGGGCATGCTGGTGTATTACTTCCTGCCGTTTACGGCCACTGCCCGGCCCACGCTGTTCATCAAAGAGCTGTACGTGACGCAGGAAGCGCATGGGCAGCAACTCGGAGAACGGCTGATGGCGAAAGCGGCGCAACAGGCGCTGGAGCACGGCTGCGGCGCAATGCTCTGGGCGGTGGCCGACTGGAATGCGGGCGGCAAAAAGTTTTATGAGCGGCTGGGAGCCACGCCCAATCCGGTCTGGATCGATTACGGCCTGCGCGGGGAAGCGCTGGAAAAGCTGGCAAAGGAGCAGCCGTGA
- a CDS encoding PhzF family phenazine biosynthesis protein has product MILPLYQIDAFTRRVFGGNPAAVLPLPHWLPDTVLQHVATENNLAETAFFVPLEGRPNSYHLRWFTPTQEVNFCGHATLATAYALWECLGERAPELTFQTRMGDLTAVRGEDGAVVLDFPRLDPVPASQTPAELSELLGTPVQEIFTVAAGNVSVFAVLDSEAAVRGLVPDWGRLSPLDDLTITARGEQADFVSRCFAPGMGIPEDPVTGSAHATLAPYWSTKLGKTRLHALQVSARGGELHCEVLPDRVKVSGHAALYFEGRVHLTNTDI; this is encoded by the coding sequence GTGATTCTTCCGCTCTACCAGATCGACGCCTTTACCCGCCGCGTGTTCGGGGGCAATCCGGCGGCGGTGCTGCCTCTTCCCCACTGGCTGCCCGACACCGTGCTGCAACACGTCGCCACCGAAAACAATCTGGCGGAAACGGCGTTCTTCGTGCCGCTGGAAGGCCGCCCCAACAGCTACCATCTGCGCTGGTTCACGCCCACGCAGGAGGTGAATTTCTGCGGACATGCCACGCTCGCCACCGCCTATGCGCTGTGGGAATGCCTGGGCGAGCGTGCGCCCGAATTGACGTTCCAGACGCGCATGGGCGACCTGACAGCGGTGCGCGGCGAAGATGGCGCGGTGGTGCTCGACTTCCCCAGGCTCGACCCGGTGCCAGCGTCTCAGACGCCCGCCGAACTCTCGGAGCTGCTGGGAACGCCCGTGCAGGAGATCTTCACGGTGGCGGCTGGAAATGTCAGCGTGTTCGCGGTGCTCGACTCGGAAGCGGCAGTCAGGGGGCTGGTGCCCGATTGGGGGCGGCTGAGTCCACTCGACGACCTCACCATCACGGCGCGGGGCGAGCAGGCCGATTTCGTCTCGCGCTGCTTCGCCCCCGGCATGGGCATTCCCGAAGACCCGGTGACGGGCTCCGCACACGCCACCCTCGCGCCGTACTGGAGCACAAAGCTGGGAAAGACGCGGCTGCACGCGCTTCAGGTGTCGGCACGCGGCGGCGAACTGCACTGCGAGGTGCTCCCAGACCGGGTGAAGGTCAGCGGGCACGCGGCGCTGTATTTCGAAGGCCGCGTCCACCTCACGAACACGGACATCTGA
- a CDS encoding RidA family protein translates to MNDSPSRRFLFPDGLAKVPGYTPVVEVRAGRTAYISGQVPTDEVGRLIGASDFEAQARQVFQNLERALRAADMDFSHVVKFGIYLTDMANLTAMRRVRDEFIGAAQPPASTLVQVAALGHPEWLFEVDAVAVAPLDAGA, encoded by the coding sequence ATGAACGATTCACCTTCCCGCCGCTTTCTCTTTCCCGACGGACTGGCAAAAGTGCCCGGTTACACGCCAGTCGTCGAGGTTCGCGCAGGGCGCACGGCCTATATTTCCGGGCAGGTGCCGACAGACGAAGTCGGACGCCTGATCGGTGCAAGCGACTTCGAGGCGCAGGCCCGGCAGGTCTTTCAGAATCTTGAGCGGGCGCTGCGGGCTGCCGATATGGATTTTTCCCACGTCGTCAAGTTCGGCATCTATCTGACCGACATGGCGAACCTCACGGCCATGCGCCGCGTGCGCGACGAATTCATCGGCGCCGCGCAGCCCCCCGCCAGCACGCTGGTTCAGGTGGCAGCGCTGGGACATCCGGAGTGGCTCTTCGAGGTAGACGCCGTCGCTGTCGCCCCTCTGGACGCGGGCGCATGA
- a CDS encoding VOC family protein, translating into MNIRLDHSVLHVSNWEISNAFYRDVMGAEVVARGAGYFYRFGMQQLNLHGPGLNPAPLARVPVVPGNSDLCFVWDGPVEGAAEHLNAHGVAVELGPVARFGAQGEGTSVYFRDPDGTLLEFISYANGKAEQP; encoded by the coding sequence ATGAATATCCGCCTCGATCACAGCGTTCTGCACGTCTCGAACTGGGAAATCTCCAACGCCTTCTACCGCGACGTGATGGGCGCAGAGGTGGTTGCACGCGGCGCAGGCTACTTCTACCGCTTCGGCATGCAGCAGCTCAATCTGCACGGCCCCGGCCTGAACCCCGCGCCGCTGGCCCGCGTTCCGGTGGTGCCGGGCAACAGCGACCTGTGCTTTGTCTGGGACGGCCCGGTTGAGGGCGCCGCCGAGCATCTGAACGCACACGGCGTGGCGGTGGAACTCGGCCCGGTGGCGCGGTTCGGGGCGCAGGGCGAGGGCACCAGCGTGTATTTCCGCGACCCAGACGGCACGCTGCTGGAATTCATCAGCTACGCGAATGGCAAAGCTGAACAGCCATGA
- a CDS encoding DJ-1/PfpI family protein, translating to MTLTIGIFVFDGFEALDVAGPFEVFSTAGRLTARQGQPPAFKPIMLSQFSQSVSGRGAFRVVPHGTIDHHPPLDVLILPGGVMDDANDEQVLSWVQAQQETVQLTASVCTGAFILGWAGLLPELATTHQEDQELLAATFPGTRISQQRFVDAGRIVTAGGISAGIDMSLHLVERLHSRELAEQTARQMEYDWKQQPPEAPPGDVGY from the coding sequence ATGACCCTGACCATCGGGATTTTCGTATTCGACGGCTTCGAGGCGCTCGATGTGGCGGGGCCGTTCGAGGTCTTCAGCACGGCAGGCCGCCTGACCGCCCGGCAGGGACAGCCGCCCGCTTTCAAGCCGATCATGCTGTCTCAGTTCTCGCAGTCGGTCAGCGGGCGCGGGGCGTTCCGGGTGGTTCCGCACGGCACCATCGACCATCACCCGCCGCTCGACGTGCTGATTCTGCCGGGCGGCGTGATGGACGACGCCAACGATGAACAGGTGCTGAGCTGGGTGCAGGCGCAGCAGGAGACGGTGCAGCTCACGGCGTCGGTCTGTACCGGGGCGTTCATTCTGGGCTGGGCCGGACTGCTGCCCGAACTGGCAACCACCCACCAGGAAGATCAGGAACTGCTGGCCGCCACCTTTCCCGGCACGCGTATTTCGCAGCAGCGTTTCGTGGATGCCGGGCGCATCGTCACGGCGGGCGGCATCAGCGCGGGCATCGACATGAGCCTGCATCTGGTGGAGCGCCTGCACAGCCGCGAACTGGCCGAGCAGACGGCGCGGCAGATGGAATACGACTGGAAACAGCAACCGCCCGAAGCGCCCCCCGGCGACGTGGGGTACTGA
- a CDS encoding LeuD/DmdB family oxidoreductase small subunit, whose translation MPRIWKFGDSVNTDDILPGKFAPFMAGEDVFQTFAFHYIRPEFAAEVRPGDLLIGGRNWGLGSSREYAPAALKKLQVGGIIAPSFARIHYRNLLNLGIPAFEADLTNVLEDGDEVSLDMASGELRRGSEVFYLPPAPEFLREALAEGSILAFYKKYQRFPGEAPADSGPTSS comes from the coding sequence ATGCCCCGAATCTGGAAATTTGGCGACTCTGTGAATACCGACGACATTCTTCCCGGCAAATTTGCGCCGTTCATGGCAGGCGAGGACGTGTTTCAGACGTTCGCCTTTCATTACATCCGCCCAGAATTCGCCGCCGAGGTGCGCCCCGGCGATCTGCTGATCGGAGGCCGTAACTGGGGCCTGGGCAGCAGCCGCGAGTATGCCCCCGCCGCCCTGAAGAAGTTGCAGGTGGGCGGCATCATCGCGCCGAGTTTTGCCCGCATTCATTACCGCAACCTGCTGAATCTGGGCATTCCGGCGTTCGAGGCCGACCTGACGAACGTGCTGGAAGACGGCGACGAGGTGAGCCTCGACATGGCGTCGGGCGAACTGCGGCGCGGCTCCGAGGTGTTTTACCTGCCGCCCGCCCCTGAATTTTTGCGCGAGGCATTGGCCGAAGGCAGCATTCTGGCGTTTTACAAGAAATATCAGCGCTTTCCCGGCGAGGCTCCGGCAGACAGCGGGCCGACTTCAAGCTGA
- the lysW gene encoding lysine biosynthesis protein LysW produces the protein MATVKFESPESGAIIELENPELGELVLDEDTGVELEVVSIDPPRLAPAPQEAEDWGE, from the coding sequence ATGGCAACCGTCAAATTTGAAAGCCCGGAGAGCGGCGCGATCATCGAACTGGAGAATCCCGAACTCGGCGAACTGGTACTGGACGAAGATACCGGCGTGGAGCTGGAAGTCGTGAGCATCGACCCGCCCCGCCTCGCCCCGGCCCCGCAGGAAGCCGAGGACTGGGGAGAATAA
- the lysX gene encoding lysine biosynthesis protein LysX, whose amino-acid sequence MAELAVLYDRIRPDERMLFEALDELGVPYDKVYTPQLKLTFDAAGTAQVPWKVAIERCVSQSRGHGVTRALEGFGVKVINPAHVIELCGDKLATNARLHAAGLPTPRTGVAFDGEAALELIEELGYPVVLKPTVGSWGRMVSKLNDRDAAEAVIEHKEVLGGPQHGIFYVQELIAKPERDIRAFVVGGVCIGAIYRTSEHWITNTARGAKASRCEVTPELADLAVRSAAAVNGQIVAIDLVEDPARGLLVIEINHTMEFKNSVSTTGVNIPKAMAEYAIGLLNG is encoded by the coding sequence ATGGCCGAACTCGCTGTGCTGTACGACCGAATCCGCCCCGACGAGCGGATGCTTTTTGAAGCCCTGGACGAACTGGGCGTGCCCTACGACAAGGTCTACACGCCCCAGCTGAAATTGACCTTCGATGCGGCTGGCACGGCGCAGGTGCCGTGGAAAGTCGCCATCGAACGCTGTGTGTCGCAGTCTCGCGGGCACGGCGTCACGCGGGCGCTGGAGGGCTTCGGCGTCAAGGTCATCAATCCGGCCCACGTCATCGAGCTGTGCGGCGACAAGCTGGCAACCAATGCCCGTCTGCACGCGGCGGGCCTGCCCACACCGCGCACGGGCGTGGCCTTCGACGGCGAGGCGGCGCTGGAACTGATCGAGGAACTCGGCTATCCGGTGGTGCTCAAGCCCACCGTTGGAAGCTGGGGCCGCATGGTCAGCAAGCTGAATGACCGCGACGCCGCCGAAGCCGTGATCGAGCACAAAGAAGTGCTGGGCGGCCCACAGCACGGCATTTTCTACGTGCAGGAGCTGATTGCCAAACCCGAGCGCGATATCCGCGCCTTCGTGGTGGGCGGCGTGTGCATCGGGGCGATCTACCGCACTTCCGAACACTGGATCACCAACACCGCACGCGGCGCAAAAGCCAGCCGCTGCGAGGTAACGCCCGAACTCGCTGATCTGGCGGTCAGGTCGGCGGCAGCGGTGAACGGGCAGATCGTGGCGATTGATCTGGTGGAAGACCCCGCACGCGGTCTGCTGGTCATCGAGATCAATCACACCATGGAATTCAAGAACTCGGTGAGCACCACCGGCGTCAACATTCCAAAAGCGATGGCCGAGTACGCGATTGGGCTGCTGAACGGCTGA
- a CDS encoding type II secretion system protein, whose protein sequence is MKRKTSDVAPENVEISTKDLRSSAVNLRRQQGFTLIELLIVIAIIGILAAVLIPNLLNARKAANNTAAQSYLRNAVTAAESYRTNYNAPVGASVPCNDAKLLSGTTPTSIDQTANQCLIGQNANGTVGYVKSSNGNTYQFNGSTIVAGTFTTIPSLP, encoded by the coding sequence ATGAAGAGAAAAACATCCGATGTAGCGCCAGAAAATGTGGAGATTTCCACGAAAGATCTACGTTCAAGCGCCGTCAACCTTCGCAGGCAGCAGGGCTTTACGCTCATCGAGCTTCTCATCGTGATCGCGATTATCGGCATTCTCGCTGCCGTCTTGATTCCCAATCTGCTGAATGCCAGAAAAGCTGCCAACAACACCGCTGCCCAGTCGTATCTCCGGAATGCCGTGACTGCTGCCGAGAGCTACCGGACAAACTACAACGCGCCGGTAGGCGCTTCCGTCCCGTGCAACGATGCGAAGCTGTTGAGTGGGACCACGCCCACCAGCATCGATCAGACGGCCAATCAGTGCCTCATCGGTCAGAACGCCAACGGCACGGTTGGATACGTCAAGAGCAGCAACGGCAACACCTATCAGTTCAACGGCTCCACCATCGTCGCAGGCACCTTTACGACGATTCCCAGCCTGCCCTGA
- a CDS encoding NUDIX hydrolase, whose amino-acid sequence MSADERIDLLDDAGTVIGTAWRSQVGEHRNIRSVNGFLRNSVGDLFIPKRTAHKSHFPSALDFSVGGVVQAGEHFDDAFRREAQEELLLDVDALGFQMLAEFSPHGTGLSSFMRVYEIQTDDTPHLNPDDFSGGEWLSPAALLLRLKHGQAAKGDLRPVVERLYPRPVSS is encoded by the coding sequence ATGAGCGCCGATGAACGGATCGATCTGCTCGACGATGCTGGAACCGTGATCGGGACGGCGTGGCGCTCTCAGGTGGGAGAACACCGCAACATCCGCAGCGTGAACGGCTTTCTGCGGAACAGTGTGGGAGATCTATTTATTCCGAAGCGCACCGCCCACAAGTCGCATTTTCCCTCGGCACTCGATTTCAGCGTGGGCGGCGTCGTGCAGGCGGGCGAGCACTTCGATGACGCGTTTCGGCGTGAGGCCCAAGAGGAACTGCTGCTGGACGTGGACGCCCTGGGCTTTCAGATGCTGGCCGAGTTCAGCCCGCACGGCACCGGCCTGAGCAGCTTCATGCGGGTGTACGAGATACAGACCGACGACACGCCCCACCTGAACCCGGACGACTTCTCGGGCGGCGAGTGGCTCAGCCCTGCCGCGCTGCTGCTGCGGCTGAAGCACGGACAGGCCGCCAAAGGCGATCTGCGGCCCGTCGTCGAGCGGCTGTATCCCCGGCCCGTCAGTTCCTAA
- a CDS encoding ABC transporter permease has product MSLLRWLFVWQVARKELLSTLRDRRTLISTILMPLILIPVFTVGFPLLLGRAFSGQSQDRQLVGVIGTLPAALRAQLTQDAGGEVGVRLLPVTDALRAVQSGQVQAVLKVAGTLPTEAGSQSGTVQLYAKLGNLKAESGVISKLKSALSAYNASLVAAKLKERGLPASFLTPIRVQTLDASRPQEAASGQLAFIIPMFLLQFILAGSMATAIDSTAGEKERGTLEVLLVSPIRRSEVVVGKLLATTLTALTAAGFGLLGVLLSGVIGAVLLRGQIGAVAGQMGGRLNITPGSVAVLILMALSAALLLSALLIAVSIFARSYKEAQTYITPISLLIVLPAVGLQFADFIGRGAGLYSIPVVNAMVVILDIVKGVLNTPMALLAVVVNLVFTALLVLLAVRSFGREAVIFRN; this is encoded by the coding sequence ATGAGCCTGCTGCGCTGGCTGTTCGTGTGGCAGGTGGCCCGCAAAGAACTGCTCAGTACCCTGCGTGACCGCCGCACGCTCATCAGCACCATTTTAATGCCGCTGATCCTGATTCCGGTTTTCACGGTGGGGTTTCCGCTGCTGCTGGGCCGGGCCTTCAGCGGGCAGAGCCAGGATCGGCAGCTGGTGGGTGTGATCGGGACGCTGCCCGCCGCCCTCAGAGCGCAGCTGACCCAGGACGCGGGCGGCGAGGTCGGCGTGCGGTTGCTGCCCGTGACCGACGCGCTCAGGGCCGTGCAGAGCGGGCAGGTGCAGGCGGTGCTGAAGGTCGCGGGCACGCTGCCCACCGAGGCAGGCAGCCAGAGCGGAACGGTGCAGCTGTATGCCAAGCTGGGCAATCTAAAGGCCGAATCGGGCGTCATCAGCAAGCTGAAATCGGCGCTGAGTGCGTATAACGCGTCGCTGGTCGCTGCCAAGTTAAAAGAGCGCGGTCTGCCCGCCAGTTTCCTGACGCCGATCCGCGTTCAGACGCTCGATGCCAGCAGACCGCAGGAGGCCGCCAGCGGGCAACTGGCCTTCATCATTCCGATGTTTCTGCTGCAATTCATTCTGGCGGGCAGCATGGCAACCGCCATCGACAGCACCGCCGGAGAGAAGGAGCGCGGCACGCTGGAAGTGCTGCTGGTGTCGCCCATTCGCCGCTCGGAGGTGGTGGTGGGCAAGCTGCTGGCGACCACGCTCACCGCCCTGACCGCCGCCGGATTCGGGCTGCTGGGCGTGCTGCTCTCGGGCGTGATCGGCGCGGTGCTGCTGCGCGGGCAGATCGGCGCGGTGGCGGGGCAGATGGGTGGGCGGCTGAACATCACGCCCGGCAGCGTCGCCGTCCTGATTCTGATGGCGCTGTCGGCGGCCCTGCTGCTGAGCGCCCTCCTGATCGCGGTCAGCATTTTCGCCCGCAGCTACAAAGAGGCCCAGACATACATCACGCCGATTTCGCTCCTCATCGTGCTTCCGGCGGTGGGGCTGCAATTTGCCGACTTCATCGGGCGCGGCGCGGGGCTGTACAGCATTCCCGTGGTCAATGCGATGGTGGTGATTCTGGACATCGTGAAGGGCGTGCTGAACACGCCGATGGCGCTGCTGGCGGTGGTGGTCAATCTGGTATTCACGGCCCTGCTGGTGCTGCTGGCCGTCCGGTCGTTCGGGCGCGAGGCGGTAATTTTTAGGAACTGA